Proteins from a single region of Mytilus trossulus isolate FHL-02 chromosome 2, PNRI_Mtr1.1.1.hap1, whole genome shotgun sequence:
- the LOC134704989 gene encoding neuronal acetylcholine receptor subunit alpha-3-like — protein MGSKYNKKANCTAAFICVLFFTLTDAASFNVMNTLYQNLTSGHNKYLRPEVDLDDPTVITIQFVIINLHEINAVEGTVSMTGYFDVVWTDNSMIWTTTDYDNAWYVILPADAIWKPPLINSNSAKEFSIFNPDDLSLYVLYDGQVKWLPAQNLKFTCDIDITYFPFDTQVCSMQIIAWGFSTFDISFNSPLSTVHTSSYSTNSEWELSKTSVNVSNTITPTVTYTFHFKRRPMFLLMTLIIPVIFLALLNIGVFLLPTESGERFGFSVTLLLAVVVFLTIAQGLLPASAVPRLSAICVTLMIDLVMSGLIVGSIIVSSRFYYRSDDEQIPNWMKKIVLYQLCFREKNKVHDLGNEEKVDHCIAFNGDTKKITWQDVSKTFDTISLIFYIVAFIAGNLMFIIDVAQGMA, from the coding sequence ATGGGATCAAAGTACAATAAAAAAGCCAATTGCACAGCAGCATTTATATGTGTATTGTTTTTTACTCTCACCGATGCAGCATCTTTTAATGTGATGAACACTTTGTACCAAAACCTTACATCTGGACATAACAAATACTTAAGACCTGAGGTAGATCTTGACGATCCTACAGTTATTACTATACAATTTGTTATAATAAACTTACATGAAATAAATGCAGTTGAAGGAACAGTTTCAATGACTGGTTATTTTGATGTTGTTTGGACAGATAACAGTATGATATGGACTACAACCGATTACGACAATGCATGGTATGTTATATTACCAGCTGATGCTATATGGAAACCTCCGTTGATTAATTCAAACAGTGCTAAAGAATTCTCCATTTTCAATCCAGATGATTTATCATTGTATGTACTTTATGACGGACAAGTTAAATGGCTTCCAGCACAAAACTTGAAGTTCACATGCGATATTGATATTACCTATTTTCCATTTGATACACAAGTGTGTTCTATGCAAATTATAGCATGGGGATTTTCTACTTTCGACATTTCTTTCAATTCGCCACTTTCTACCGTTCATACATCATCATATTCTACGAATAGTGAATGGGAACTAAGTAAAACGTCAGTTAATGTATCTAACACCATAACACCAACGGTAACATATACCTTCCACTTTAAGAGACGTCCAATGTTTTTACTCATGACATTGATAATTCCGGTTATTTTTCTTGCACTTCTGAACATCGGTGTTTTTCTGTTACCGACAGAGTCAGGAGAAAGGTTTGGATTTTCAGTTACTCTTTTATTAGCTGTAGTAGTATTTCTCACGATTGCACAAGGACTACTTCCAGCATCCGCTGTACCGCGACTTTCTGCAATTTGTGTAACTCTTATGATTGATCTTGTTATGAGTGGTTTAATTGTAGGATCCATCATCGTGAGCTCTAGATTTTATTACAGAAGTGATGATGAGCAAATTCCGAATTGGATGAAGAAAATCGTTTTATACCAGCTTTGTTtccgagaaaaaaataaagttcatGATCTTGGAAATGAGGAGAAAGTTGATCATTGCATAGCATTCAATGGTGATACAAAGAAAATCACTTGGCAAGATGTCTCAAAAACGTTTGATACAATTTCacttatattttacattgtggCATTCATTGCTGGTAATTTAATGTTCATCATTGATGTTGCACAGGGAATGGCATAA